AGATAGTCCCTCACTGCCACCGCCCGCTGATAGGACAGCTCCAGGGAATCGCTTTCCAGGGCTTGGCCATCATTGTCCATATGCCCCAAAATACTGATTTTTTTACCTGGTTCCAAGGGCAGTTCGGCCGCAACTTGATCCAGAATTTGATGGCTAGCAGGATCTAGGTCAGCCCGATCGCCCTCAAACAGCACATCAGCAGCAAGGGTGAATTTTTGATCTTCCTGGCGCATCAAACGACCAAGCTTGATCGGTGGCACCAAATCCGGCTTGACGATCGCCAGGCTAATGCCAACAACAGTAGCGATCGACATGCCCACCCCCAGCACAATTAATCTGAAGAAAAAAGCAAAAATGCTCCCCAACAGGCTACCGGATTCTTTTGGCGGTGGCGGCGGTGGATTGTCTATATTGCCGCTGTATGACGACGGCGGACTGGGCGCTGGAGTTGGTGGCAACTCTGGTTCAGGGTTAGCAGATGGTTGGTCTGACACAATGGCACTCCCTCAATTAGCTCTATCACTCTAAAACATTAGCTTAAGTTTTGCTCAGCCAGCCGATCGCTGCTTTTAACCAGGCTTCCACGTCTTTACTGTTGACCAGATCAGGTGAAGTGGCGATCGCCCCCAGCGCCGCAT
The sequence above is a segment of the Pseudanabaena sp. PCC 7367 genome. Coding sequences within it:
- a CDS encoding OmpA family protein, giving the protein MSDQPSANPEPELPPTPAPSPPSSYSGNIDNPPPPPPKESGSLLGSIFAFFFRLIVLGVGMSIATVVGISLAIVKPDLVPPIKLGRLMRQEDQKFTLAADVLFEGDRADLDPASHQILDQVAAELPLEPGKKISILGHMDNDGQALESDSLELSYQRAVAVRDYLSRLRGTETYYWIALGYGGSQPIEVNNSAENRRKNRRIEIVVSEP